Below is a window of Desmonostoc muscorum LEGE 12446 DNA.
CTAGTCTAGACCAACAACGGGCTGCCCTGGAAACCGCGCAAATTCGCTCCCAGCTAGAGGCTGAAACTCTCGATGTCACTATGGCGGGAATTTACCGCCCCCAAGGTCGCATTCATCCCCTGAATGGCATTATTGACCGAGCGCTGGATATCTTTGTGGGTATGGGGTACACCGTGGCTCAAGGGCCAGAGATGGAAACAGACTACTACAATTTCGAGGCGCTTAATACCCCGCCTGACCATCCCGCCCGCGATATGCAGGATACTTTTTACCTACCAGATGGCAATCTGCTGCGGACTCATACCTCGTCAGTACAAATTCGCTACATGGAAAGAGAGGAACCACCAATTCGCGTTGTGGCTCCAGGGCGAGTTTATCGACGAGATAATGTAGATGCCACTCACTCAGCAGTTTTCCATCAAATAGAACTTTTAGCTATTGACGAAGGATTAACTTTTACAGACCTTAAAGGCACAATTAAGGTATTTTTACAAGCAATATTTGGCGATTTACCTATTCGCTTCCGCGCCAGTTATTTCCCGTTTACCGAACCTTCTGCGGAAGTAGATTTGCAGTGGAATGGGCGCTGGCTGGAAGTAATGGGCTGCGGTATGGTCGATCCAAATGTACTCAAATCTGTAGGTTATGACCCAGAAATTTATACTGGGTTTGCTGCTGGTTTTGGTGTAGAACGCTTTGCGATGGTGTTACATCAAATCGATGATATTCGTCGTTTGTATGCCAGCGATTTGC
It encodes the following:
- the pheS gene encoding phenylalanine--tRNA ligase subunit alpha — its product is MTSNLEAQLLALRHQGEQAIAAADTLERLEELRVSYLGKKGELGALLRSMGQLSAEERPIIGAIANTVKESLQTSLDQQRAALETAQIRSQLEAETLDVTMAGIYRPQGRIHPLNGIIDRALDIFVGMGYTVAQGPEMETDYYNFEALNTPPDHPARDMQDTFYLPDGNLLRTHTSSVQIRYMEREEPPIRVVAPGRVYRRDNVDATHSAVFHQIELLAIDEGLTFTDLKGTIKVFLQAIFGDLPIRFRASYFPFTEPSAEVDLQWNGRWLEVMGCGMVDPNVLKSVGYDPEIYTGFAAGFGVERFAMVLHQIDDIRRLYASDLRFLQQF